The following coding sequences lie in one Halorarum halophilum genomic window:
- a CDS encoding HalOD1 output domain-containing protein, with amino-acid sequence MAANPEITESLSPIEFDLESKSFQATYDSIRDSTSLAVVAVVATALGEDPQALTPLQTIIDTDALDKLTTESATGFRACDRISFRYGGFEITVTSEDVIEANHLEDT; translated from the coding sequence ATGGCCGCGAATCCAGAAATCACAGAGTCACTGAGCCCTATTGAATTCGATCTGGAGAGCAAATCCTTCCAAGCTACGTACGATAGTATCCGTGACTCGACGAGTTTAGCGGTCGTTGCAGTGGTTGCGACCGCCCTTGGGGAAGACCCGCAGGCCTTGACACCGCTTCAGACCATTATTGACACAGACGCACTTGACAAACTGACGACGGAGTCAGCTACCGGATTCAGGGCCTGTGACAGGATTTCCTTCAGGTATGGCGGATTCGAGATCACCGTCACTAGCGAGGACGTTATCGAGGCGAACCATCTCGAGGATACATAA